The following proteins are encoded in a genomic region of Neomonachus schauinslandi chromosome 7, ASM220157v2, whole genome shotgun sequence:
- the HAVCR2 gene encoding hepatitis A virus cellular receptor 2, giving the protein MVSPLCFDCVLVWLLVLTGSLEGVYIAEVGQNADLPCTYSPTTSDDLVPVCWGRGPCPVFECHSMVLSTDGRNLKYQTSNRYQLKRNIHKGDVSLTIANVTTTDSGTYCCRIQFPGPMNDKKLNLELVIKPAKVTSARTPWKDFTAAFPRMLTTKGHGTETQTLEALHDNQQTQIPTWANELQDAGMTTRMAVYIGAGISAGLALLLIICALILTWYSYRKEKLQNSSLVTLANPPPSGLANTGAEGMRSQENIYIIEENVYEMEDPYEYYCYVNDGQHS; this is encoded by the exons ATGGTTTCACCTCTTTGCTTTGACTGTGTCCTGGTGTGGCTGCTAGTACTCACAG GGTCTTTGGAAGGGGTATACATAGCTGAAGTGGGTCAGAATGCTGATCTACCCTGCACCTACTCTCCAACCACTTCTGATGATCTTGTGCCTGTCTGCTGGGGCAGGGGACCCTGTCCTGTGTTTGAATGTCATAGTATGGTGCTCAGCACAGATGGAAGGAACTTGAAATATCAGACATCCAACAGATACCAGCTAAAGAGGAATATCCACAAAGGAGATGTGTCCTTGACTATAGCGAATGTGACTACAACAGACAGTGGGACCTATTGCTGCCGGATCCAATTCCCAGGCCCaatgaatgataaaaaattaaacctGGAGTTGGTCATCAAACCAG CCAAGGTCACCTCTGCTCGGACTCCATGGAAGGACTTCACTGCAGCCTTTCCACGGATGCTCACCACCAAGGGACATGGCACAG AGACACAGACACTGGAGGCCCTCCATGATAACCAACAAACT CAAATACCTACATGGGCTAATGAGTTACAAGACGCTGGTATGACCACCAGAATGGCCGTCTACATCGGAGCAGGGATCTCTGCTGGACTGGCTCTCCTTCTCATCATTTGCGCTTTAATTCTCACAT GGTATTCTTATAGAAAAGAGAAGTTACAGAATTCAAG CCTCGTCACTTTGGCCAACCCCCCTCCCTCGGGGTTAGCAAATACAGGAGCAGAAGGAATGCGCTCGCAGGAAAACATCTATATCATTGAAGAGAACGTATACGAAATGGAAGATCCGTATGAATACTACTGCTATGTCAACGATGGGCAGCACTCCTGA